Proteins encoded by one window of Chrysiogenes arsenatis DSM 11915:
- a CDS encoding response regulator transcription factor: MSASLKILKSLDVLYADDDTVLLEALSSVLTGHFRSVITATNGQETLEKYQKRKPDVVMLDIRMPKKDGLSVAQEIREHSSDTPIIILSSFCEREDLLKSVKLNLIDFLIKPVELTTLRSTLELCATRISNNAHTGLRLTDTVLYFPQGATLDTPEGHISLTRNEKVFLDLLLQSRGKLVSIDTIEEVVFDDNMSLPALRNLVLRLRKKIGKQTIISFKEMGYLIR; the protein is encoded by the coding sequence ATGTCCGCTTCGCTCAAAATTCTTAAATCCCTTGATGTCCTCTATGCTGACGATGACACCGTTCTTTTAGAAGCACTTTCGTCCGTGCTCACTGGACACTTCCGCAGCGTGATAACCGCCACAAACGGACAGGAAACGCTTGAAAAATACCAAAAAAGAAAACCTGACGTCGTTATGCTTGATATTCGTATGCCCAAGAAAGACGGCCTCAGCGTCGCACAAGAAATTCGCGAACACAGTTCAGACACACCCATCATCATACTTTCAAGTTTTTGCGAACGCGAGGATCTACTGAAGTCGGTCAAGTTAAATCTCATTGATTTCCTGATAAAGCCCGTCGAATTAACCACGCTCCGTTCAACACTAGAGCTTTGCGCTACGCGCATCAGCAATAACGCTCATACCGGCCTTCGGCTGACCGATACCGTGCTCTACTTTCCCCAAGGAGCCACACTTGACACTCCCGAAGGGCACATTTCGCTGACACGCAACGAAAAAGTGTTTCTCGACTTACTCCTCCAGAGTCGCGGCAAGCTGGTAAGCATCGACACGATAGAAGAAGTGGTCTTTGACGACAATATGAGCTTGCCAGCCCTGCGTAATCTTGTGCTTCGATTACGCAAGAAAATCGGCAAGCAAACCATCATCAGCTTCAAAGAAATGGGATATCTGATCCGCTAA
- a CDS encoding anthranilate synthase component II, translating to MLLMIDNYDSFTYNIVQILANYDEITVWRPDEISYDDVLRLHPDKVIISPGPSSPDPDGISARIIREYDAPILGVCLGHQTIVAALGGTVAPTGTVFHGKSSAITHDGSTIYRTVPQGIRVGRYHSLVGIPPLPAELKVTSTTADGTIMGIEHCAKPLYGMQFHPESILTQFGERMLCNFLDVEPRAGSDHYIDCAV from the coding sequence ATGTTACTTATGATCGATAATTACGATTCGTTTACGTACAACATTGTGCAGATTCTGGCGAACTATGACGAGATTACTGTGTGGCGGCCTGATGAAATCAGCTACGACGATGTTCTCCGTCTGCATCCGGATAAAGTGATTATCTCGCCAGGCCCTTCAAGCCCCGATCCTGATGGCATAAGCGCCCGCATTATCCGTGAGTATGATGCGCCAATTTTGGGCGTTTGTTTGGGGCATCAAACGATAGTCGCTGCGCTAGGTGGTACGGTCGCTCCAACTGGCACGGTGTTTCACGGAAAAAGTAGTGCGATTACCCACGATGGCAGTACAATTTATCGCACCGTGCCGCAAGGGATTCGTGTTGGGCGTTACCATTCGCTCGTTGGCATTCCACCGCTTCCCGCTGAACTGAAAGTCACGTCAACAACCGCCGATGGAACGATTATGGGAATTGAACATTGCGCCAAACCTCTCTATGGCATGCAGTTTCATCCGGAGAGTATTTTGACTCAATTTGGAGAAAGAATGCTTTGTAACTTCCTGGATGTCGAACCACGGGCAGGCAGTGATCACTATATCGACTGCGCTGTTTGA
- a CDS encoding anthranilate synthase component I family protein has protein sequence MQITTRSAFVEYAKTHNRYLVQGVWDCDLFTPVLLAKILESPFLFESVEKRGKWSRYTFMGIEANSEIQVRQGTLYVDGVARTQKPLDYLDSIFQNRGYGKDPQLPDFSGGYVGHISYDAARFFEKLPRHRDDQLGLPEIHLFEFHKLLVIDNWDGMLRFLFTLQDESEYDAAFAQLTAIGHKLRTARVEYCVPRRTPLRIEQQFPRDQYEASVEAIQKEIFAGEIIQAVLSQRIIAHGDVDPFTLYRALRRINPSPYTFYLDFGSYRLVGASPEMHLKVKDDTAYLRPIAGTRRIAPTPEQNQLLEKDLKGDPKEISEHVMLVDLARNDLGRFCQTGSVKVTELMIVEHYSHVMHMVSNVVGTVDAKQGKGLLSMLGDTFPAGTVSGAPKIRAMEIIAEHESIARNVYSGVVGYFDYNGNMDTAIAIRTMIHTDDQRVIVQAGAGIVAESEPDKEYEECHNKAAALLKAIEAAVEMEDIHVTYDR, from the coding sequence ATGCAAATAACGACTCGATCAGCTTTTGTAGAGTACGCCAAAACCCATAACCGTTATCTTGTTCAGGGCGTGTGGGATTGCGATCTGTTTACCCCGGTTTTGCTTGCCAAAATTTTAGAAAGCCCGTTTTTGTTTGAATCCGTTGAAAAGCGCGGCAAGTGGAGCCGCTACACATTTATGGGAATAGAAGCGAACAGTGAGATTCAGGTTCGTCAAGGGACGTTGTATGTTGATGGTGTGGCGCGAACGCAAAAGCCCCTCGATTATCTCGATTCGATTTTTCAAAATCGCGGATATGGGAAAGATCCACAACTCCCCGATTTTTCTGGTGGCTATGTGGGGCACATTAGCTACGATGCCGCCCGTTTTTTCGAAAAACTTCCGCGGCATCGCGATGACCAATTAGGCTTACCTGAGATTCACCTGTTCGAATTTCACAAGCTGCTGGTAATCGATAATTGGGATGGTATGCTCCGCTTCCTTTTTACACTTCAAGACGAATCGGAATATGATGCGGCATTTGCGCAGCTTACCGCAATTGGGCATAAGCTGCGTACGGCGCGTGTTGAATACTGTGTTCCACGTCGCACACCACTGCGTATCGAACAGCAGTTTCCTCGCGATCAATACGAGGCGAGTGTTGAAGCGATACAAAAAGAGATTTTTGCCGGAGAAATTATTCAGGCGGTGCTTTCGCAACGGATTATTGCGCATGGTGATGTCGATCCGTTTACGCTGTACCGAGCACTTCGTCGTATTAATCCGTCGCCGTACACGTTCTACCTCGACTTTGGCTCATACCGTTTAGTTGGCGCTTCGCCAGAAATGCACCTGAAAGTCAAAGATGATACGGCGTATCTTCGTCCCATTGCGGGAACGCGACGCATTGCGCCCACACCAGAGCAAAATCAACTGCTGGAAAAGGATTTGAAAGGTGACCCAAAGGAAATTTCCGAACATGTCATGCTGGTTGATCTGGCACGCAATGATCTTGGGCGTTTTTGTCAAACCGGCAGTGTAAAAGTGACAGAACTCATGATCGTTGAGCACTATTCACATGTCATGCATATGGTTTCCAATGTTGTTGGCACGGTTGACGCGAAGCAGGGAAAAGGGCTGCTTTCGATGTTGGGCGATACTTTCCCCGCAGGTACGGTCTCCGGTGCGCCCAAAATCCGTGCGATGGAAATTATTGCTGAACATGAATCGATCGCCCGTAATGTGTACAGTGGCGTGGTGGGATATTTTGACTATAACGGTAATATGGACACCGCCATCGCAATCCGTACGATGATTCATACTGACGATCAGCGTGTGATTGTGCAAGCGGGGGCGGGTATTGTTGCTGAAAGTGAACCTGATAAGGAATATGAGGAGTGTCACAATAAGGCGGCAGCCTTATTAAAAGCGATTGAAGCCGCTGTGGAGATGGAGGATATTCATGTTACTTATGATCGATAA
- the typA gene encoding translational GTPase TypA, which produces MQRNDTIRNIAIIAHVDHGKTTLVDQMFRQSGLFRANQEVDERIMDNMDIEKERGITIAAKNCSVNWKGTKINILDTPGHADFGGEVERALMMVDGAILLVDSSEGPLPQTRFVLRKALQAKLSVIVVINKIDRPDSRIAEVLNEIYDLFIDLEATDEQIDFPVLYAIARDGIARHQPDDASETLEPLLDTVIEKIPGPRHKTEEPFQMLVADLDYSEYVGRLAIGRIAHGTIRKNESLICIGEDGKHIALRATKLQVYEGVGMVDVEEVAPGDILILAGIEDVHIGDTICTRENPRTLKRITVDEPTVAMRFAPNSSPFAGQEGKFVQSTKIRERLMRETLQSVAIQIEETEVGDAFIVKGRGELQMAILIETMRREGYELSVGRPEVIMKKDESGKVLEPIEDLYVDCDEAFMGIVTEKLSMRKGRMVNMVNNGSGRIRIQYHIPSRGLIGYRSEFMTDTRGTGIMNSLLHGYEPHRGEFPTRLTGSLVSDRNGVTNSYALFNLEPRGILFTYPSTKVYEGMIIGEHNRDSDLNVNCCKEKKLTNVRSSSKDDALTLTPIQPMTLERAIEFIRDDEMIEVTPKSIRLRKTILSAQERQSMHSRMKRADA; this is translated from the coding sequence ATGCAACGCAACGACACTATTCGCAATATCGCCATTATTGCCCACGTTGACCACGGCAAAACTACCCTTGTTGACCAGATGTTCCGCCAAAGCGGCCTTTTCCGCGCGAATCAAGAAGTTGATGAGCGGATTATGGATAATATGGACATTGAAAAAGAGCGCGGCATTACCATCGCGGCAAAGAACTGTTCGGTCAACTGGAAGGGAACCAAGATCAATATTCTCGACACACCGGGTCACGCTGACTTTGGTGGCGAAGTTGAGCGGGCACTTATGATGGTGGATGGCGCTATCTTGCTGGTGGATTCGTCTGAAGGGCCATTGCCACAAACGCGCTTTGTACTGCGCAAAGCACTCCAAGCGAAACTTTCGGTTATTGTTGTTATCAACAAAATAGATCGCCCTGATTCGCGTATTGCCGAAGTCTTAAACGAAATCTACGACCTGTTCATTGATCTCGAAGCAACAGATGAACAAATTGACTTTCCAGTGCTCTATGCGATTGCGCGCGACGGTATTGCTCGCCATCAACCAGATGACGCCAGCGAAACGCTCGAACCACTGCTAGATACTGTCATCGAAAAAATTCCCGGCCCGCGTCACAAAACAGAAGAGCCTTTCCAAATGCTGGTTGCCGATCTCGACTATTCCGAATATGTAGGCCGCCTTGCTATTGGTCGAATCGCCCACGGCACTATTCGTAAAAACGAAAGCCTCATCTGTATTGGCGAAGACGGCAAACATATCGCGTTGCGCGCAACGAAACTGCAAGTGTACGAAGGGGTTGGGATGGTTGATGTCGAAGAAGTCGCGCCCGGCGACATCCTCATCCTTGCCGGGATCGAAGATGTACATATTGGCGATACCATTTGTACTCGTGAAAATCCCCGTACGCTGAAGCGAATTACGGTTGACGAACCAACCGTTGCTATGCGCTTTGCGCCTAACAGCTCGCCGTTTGCCGGCCAAGAAGGGAAATTCGTTCAGTCCACCAAGATTCGTGAGCGCCTGATGCGTGAAACCTTACAATCGGTAGCCATCCAAATCGAAGAAACCGAAGTGGGCGACGCATTTATCGTCAAGGGGCGCGGGGAATTACAAATGGCAATCCTGATCGAAACCATGCGCCGTGAAGGGTACGAACTTTCGGTTGGTCGCCCTGAAGTCATTATGAAAAAGGATGAGAGCGGGAAGGTGCTAGAGCCGATTGAAGATCTCTACGTCGATTGCGACGAAGCCTTTATGGGGATTGTTACCGAAAAGCTTTCGATGCGCAAAGGGCGTATGGTAAATATGGTGAACAATGGTTCTGGGCGAATCAGAATCCAATACCATATCCCTTCACGCGGCTTGATTGGCTACCGCAGCGAGTTTATGACGGACACACGTGGTACGGGCATTATGAACTCACTTCTGCACGGATACGAGCCGCACCGCGGCGAATTCCCAACGCGCCTGACGGGATCACTCGTCAGCGATCGCAACGGCGTTACCAACTCATACGCGCTCTTCAACCTTGAGCCACGCGGCATACTCTTTACCTACCCAAGCACCAAAGTGTACGAAGGGATGATTATCGGTGAGCACAACCGCGACAGCGACTTGAACGTGAACTGTTGTAAAGAAAAGAAACTCACCAACGTCCGTTCGTCGAGTAAAGATGATGCACTCACACTCACGCCAATCCAACCGATGACCCTGGAACGGGCTATTGAGTTCATCCGTGACGATGAAATGATTGAAGTCACGCCGAAGAGCATTCGACTTCGCAAAACGATTCTTTCCGCACAAGAGCGGCAATCAATGCACAGCCGAATGAAACGCGCTGACGCCTAA
- a CDS encoding PAS domain-containing protein, giving the protein MTSPFEFDANAIFDSLCLDHTVIMLLIDPAQYGKIIDANSAACQFYGYSREQLLQFHISDINTATPQEIQQAMNRMRIKQENVFLFKHRLASGEIRRVEVHSAPVICRNQRVLFSIIHDREAACREQEAQQSLLERLQQEVAVSRQKHLIHSRLVSTQVHQLVWESLLRNLNNHLETPLRTLELLLDHMQVAQTPSTCEEIEGDDPEYRSDQMLPKSLLMLQGISHTIETFQYFFSLSRLRDESFYLVIAVQGAVQVSCIPFQNPPIQLQITGDHTLVHSGSRFALGCAVLFLINNAAEVFQERAEHVKKPILSISIGFQDDYKAIAITDNAGGIDRAVRDTLFDPSVTTHQARNALGMGLYTARLMIEREFGGWLTVTTDSQGSTFTILLPNTGDSAVTE; this is encoded by the coding sequence GTGACATCACCATTCGAGTTCGATGCCAACGCCATATTTGACTCCCTTTGTCTGGATCACACCGTTATCATGTTACTCATTGACCCAGCGCAGTATGGTAAGATCATTGACGCCAACTCCGCCGCCTGTCAGTTTTATGGCTATAGCCGCGAGCAACTTTTACAATTCCATATTTCTGACATCAACACGGCAACACCGCAGGAAATACAGCAGGCGATGAACCGCATGAGAATAAAACAGGAAAATGTCTTTCTGTTTAAGCATCGCCTTGCCAGCGGAGAAATTCGTCGCGTAGAAGTACACTCGGCTCCCGTTATCTGCCGCAATCAACGGGTATTATTTTCGATTATCCATGATCGCGAAGCCGCATGTCGTGAACAAGAAGCACAACAAAGCCTGTTAGAACGCTTGCAACAAGAAGTCGCCGTATCGCGTCAGAAGCATTTGATTCACAGCCGACTGGTTTCAACGCAGGTACATCAGCTCGTATGGGAATCGCTCTTGCGCAATCTGAACAACCACTTGGAAACACCACTGCGCACGTTAGAGCTTCTACTTGATCATATGCAAGTCGCCCAAACGCCTTCCACGTGCGAAGAGATAGAGGGTGACGATCCCGAATACCGTTCCGACCAGATGCTCCCGAAAAGTCTGCTCATGCTCCAGGGAATATCGCACACCATCGAGACGTTCCAATATTTCTTTTCTCTGTCGCGTCTGCGCGATGAGTCCTTCTATTTAGTGATTGCGGTTCAAGGAGCCGTGCAGGTTTCCTGCATCCCTTTCCAGAACCCACCAATACAGTTACAGATCACCGGCGATCATACACTCGTTCATTCCGGCTCACGTTTTGCGCTCGGCTGCGCCGTGTTGTTCCTCATCAATAATGCCGCCGAAGTGTTCCAAGAGCGTGCCGAACATGTGAAAAAACCCATACTTTCCATTTCAATCGGCTTTCAGGATGACTATAAAGCCATCGCTATTACAGACAATGCCGGCGGAATTGATCGAGCCGTGCGCGACACGCTGTTTGACCCTTCCGTGACAACACATCAAGCACGCAATGCTCTGGGGATGGGGTTGTACACCGCACGTTTAATGATCGAACGTGAGTTCGGGGGCTGGCTCACTGTCACCACAGACTCCCAAGGCTCAACCTTCACTATTCTCCTGCCGAATACGGGCGATAGCGCGGTAACCGAATGA
- a CDS encoding FapA family protein, which produces MSYIQLTISDDELQAFLEVTPAIYHSLNPESFVEEARNILIDNGIKERFIWVDVLQNIQDILVSHRITAPYRDLVAAGIPPQNGEDSQLTFYVAMNPAVGKANTESDKVDYKERNYVQVVTKGTLLADLRKPTEGVDGKTLRDQPIPAIPGELRHVVKFAADQIQLSAQDESFQYTALKKGWLKFEGGVLSIERSLVVPSHIDITTGNIRSTGDVTIQGDIRDGFEIETDGDVVIQGNVERNARITGRDISVGGVCHGIVRAANNFSSKVLEYTYVTAGNLVAVDTVYQCRIYASSIVADNVKASLLQASNLIQVESVHRTEQNPTTLIILPHIYLHRTLNAFYAEMSYQFFQRVVLEREAGIKPNAEQTAAIETINSELHAMVQRVSSITQQNNGKVKAKFLGKGTVVTMYGHQRKMVSDYANIDLQFNPETRRIIGGNI; this is translated from the coding sequence ATGAGTTACATTCAACTCACCATCAGTGATGATGAGCTGCAAGCCTTCCTAGAAGTAACGCCAGCGATCTATCACTCATTAAACCCAGAATCCTTTGTCGAAGAAGCAAGAAATATCCTGATCGACAATGGGATTAAAGAGCGATTTATCTGGGTTGATGTCCTCCAGAATATTCAGGATATCCTGGTCAGTCATCGCATTACAGCACCCTACCGTGATCTGGTTGCCGCAGGCATTCCTCCGCAAAACGGCGAAGACTCGCAACTTACTTTTTATGTTGCCATGAACCCAGCGGTAGGCAAGGCAAATACTGAAAGCGACAAAGTGGATTACAAAGAGCGCAACTATGTGCAAGTGGTTACGAAAGGGACACTACTTGCCGATCTTCGCAAACCGACCGAAGGGGTCGATGGAAAAACCTTACGCGACCAGCCTATTCCCGCTATTCCCGGTGAATTGCGCCATGTCGTGAAGTTTGCTGCAGACCAGATTCAACTCTCCGCGCAGGATGAATCGTTTCAGTATACCGCGTTAAAAAAAGGGTGGCTAAAGTTTGAAGGTGGCGTCCTGTCCATCGAACGGTCACTCGTCGTTCCAAGCCATATCGACATTACCACGGGGAACATTCGCAGCACGGGAGATGTCACGATTCAGGGCGATATTCGCGACGGATTTGAAATTGAAACTGATGGCGACGTCGTTATTCAGGGCAATGTTGAGCGTAACGCCCGTATTACGGGGCGCGATATTTCCGTTGGAGGCGTCTGTCACGGCATTGTACGCGCAGCTAATAATTTTTCATCAAAAGTGCTGGAATACACGTATGTCACGGCGGGAAACCTTGTGGCGGTAGATACGGTATATCAATGCCGCATCTACGCCTCGTCAATTGTTGCCGATAACGTTAAAGCCTCACTATTACAGGCTTCAAACCTGATTCAGGTGGAAAGCGTTCACCGTACCGAGCAAAATCCGACCACGCTGATTATCCTGCCACATATCTATCTGCACCGCACACTCAATGCCTTTTATGCCGAAATGTCGTATCAATTCTTTCAGCGCGTCGTCCTTGAACGTGAAGCAGGCATAAAACCCAATGCGGAACAAACGGCAGCCATAGAGACGATAAATTCCGAATTGCATGCGATGGTGCAACGCGTGAGTTCTATCACGCAACAAAACAACGGCAAGGTCAAAGCCAAGTTTCTTGGCAAAGGGACAGTGGTAACGATGTACGGTCACCAGCGTAAAATGGTTTCTGACTATGCCAATATCGACTTGCAATTTAACCCCGAAACGCGACGCATTATCGGAGGGAATATATGA
- a CDS encoding FapA family protein, giving the protein MKLISVDGLRPGMKLARDIMLGKSILISRTMPITDSVIELLHGSGFQGRIVVEENGPPPAIRFRDGAHRIPILEKAHGIVELTGDVIVETFVEEGARLWCAGDLTIREDILPFAHILCTGKMIVQGSVTGATAVAGVSLEVGSAGNRYGIPTLLGTIDIQQSFAQLRQHQGHQELQTINEKITAISPVLASYSQRTRQGDKLTADEVKQVKKLITVYSHLQQLRQRLIDQANTAFPIATNTITVLESVFPEVCLRINETFFTTENKYPSLSLTLRDGKIVCSRNQLKEKQQAYTVPSSEKTAAE; this is encoded by the coding sequence ATGAAGCTGATCAGCGTTGACGGCTTACGTCCCGGCATGAAACTCGCGCGGGATATTATGCTTGGGAAAAGCATACTCATTTCGCGCACCATGCCAATCACCGATAGCGTCATTGAACTCTTGCACGGCTCCGGTTTTCAGGGGCGGATTGTAGTTGAAGAGAATGGCCCTCCGCCAGCGATACGCTTCCGCGATGGAGCACACCGCATACCAATTCTGGAAAAAGCACACGGCATCGTTGAGCTGACAGGTGATGTTATCGTAGAAACCTTTGTCGAAGAAGGGGCTCGCCTCTGGTGCGCTGGTGACCTGACGATTCGCGAAGACATCCTCCCTTTTGCCCACATTTTATGTACCGGAAAAATGATTGTTCAAGGGAGCGTTACGGGGGCAACGGCGGTTGCAGGCGTCAGCTTGGAAGTCGGCTCTGCAGGGAATCGTTACGGCATCCCCACACTCCTTGGAACGATAGATATCCAACAAAGCTTTGCCCAATTGCGCCAACACCAAGGACATCAGGAGCTTCAAACTATCAACGAAAAAATTACTGCCATCTCACCCGTCCTCGCCAGCTACTCGCAACGGACACGGCAAGGGGATAAACTGACTGCCGATGAAGTAAAGCAGGTCAAGAAACTCATTACCGTCTATTCTCATTTACAACAACTGCGTCAGCGGCTAATAGATCAGGCCAATACCGCCTTCCCTATTGCCACGAATACGATTACCGTTCTGGAGAGTGTCTTCCCGGAAGTGTGCTTGCGCATAAACGAAACATTTTTTACAACCGAAAATAAATATCCAAGCCTGTCGCTGACTTTGCGCGATGGAAAAATCGTTTGCTCACGAAACCAACTCAAAGAAAAACAACAGGCATATACGGTTCCTAGCTCAGAAAAAACCGCCGCAGAGTAG
- a CDS encoding SH3 domain-containing protein, giving the protein MPKLLMAIFAALLFLSPVLGSYLSVTGDRVNLRSQASTQSSVLWTLGKYYPLKIVRQQGQWYQVEDFEKDRGWIHNSVVSASVPSVIVIRDNINVRQSNSTSSPVLFKTTRGVAYKVLTKRGEWVQVEHAEGHRGWIHRSLVWGNL; this is encoded by the coding sequence ATGCCAAAGCTTCTTATGGCGATTTTCGCCGCACTTCTCTTCCTCTCCCCAGTTTTGGGATCGTACCTCAGCGTGACAGGCGATCGGGTCAATCTGCGATCTCAGGCATCAACGCAGAGCAGCGTTTTATGGACGCTCGGCAAGTATTATCCGCTGAAAATCGTCCGCCAGCAGGGACAGTGGTATCAGGTCGAGGATTTTGAAAAAGATCGCGGCTGGATTCACAACAGTGTTGTCAGTGCGTCGGTGCCGAGTGTGATTGTGATTCGTGACAACATCAATGTCCGGCAATCGAATAGTACCAGTTCGCCAGTGCTGTTCAAAACAACGCGCGGTGTGGCTTACAAGGTGCTTACAAAGCGTGGCGAATGGGTTCAGGTTGAACATGCCGAGGGGCATCGTGGATGGATTCATCGTTCGCTGGTATGGGGAAACCTATAA
- the hypD gene encoding hydrogenase formation protein HypD, giving the protein MTLDITALTATLRDGVVITRLAQAIREEAQCLPHPLHIMEICGGHTHSIMKYGLDQLMPPAINFVHGPGCPVCIMPKERVDHACILGARPDVILVTLGDMLRVPGSTQSLQHVRAAGGDIRFVYSPLDILDIARKHPDKTVVYFAIGFETTTPMSAALLEQAEAQHINNLFFHINHVTVPEPIHALMQDGTSRVNAFLAPGHATAISGMAAYGEIAMAYRTPVAVSGFEPADILEAVRAVIAQASAGQATVHNVYQRSLTWEGNTHARAMIDRCMEPRESFRWKGIGDIPRSALKLRAEFSHRDAEVIFHDILPDTPIDDHKICCCGAILRGLAKPTDCPAFGVGCTPNSPLGSCMVSSEGACSAYFRYRGATL; this is encoded by the coding sequence ATGACCCTTGACATTACCGCTCTCACCGCTACGCTTCGCGATGGCGTCGTCATCACCCGTCTGGCTCAAGCAATTCGCGAAGAAGCCCAGTGCTTACCGCATCCCCTGCATATTATGGAAATCTGCGGTGGGCATACCCATTCGATCATGAAGTATGGTCTGGATCAGCTCATGCCGCCGGCCATCAACTTTGTCCACGGCCCCGGTTGTCCCGTCTGCATTATGCCCAAAGAGCGAGTTGATCACGCGTGCATTCTTGGGGCGCGCCCCGATGTTATTTTGGTGACGCTGGGCGATATGCTGCGCGTCCCCGGTTCCACCCAAAGCTTGCAGCACGTACGGGCGGCAGGTGGCGATATCCGTTTCGTCTATTCCCCACTCGATATTCTGGACATTGCGCGGAAGCATCCGGACAAAACGGTTGTCTACTTTGCCATTGGTTTTGAAACCACTACGCCGATGAGTGCCGCCCTGCTCGAACAGGCGGAAGCACAACACATCAACAATCTTTTCTTTCACATCAACCATGTGACGGTTCCGGAACCGATCCACGCCCTGATGCAGGATGGAACGTCGCGCGTGAATGCTTTTCTGGCTCCGGGGCATGCGACGGCTATCAGCGGTATGGCTGCGTATGGGGAAATCGCAATGGCGTATCGCACACCGGTTGCGGTCAGCGGATTTGAACCAGCCGATATTCTGGAGGCGGTACGCGCCGTTATTGCCCAAGCAAGTGCTGGCCAGGCAACGGTGCACAATGTCTATCAGCGGAGCCTGACGTGGGAAGGAAATACCCATGCGCGCGCGATGATTGATCGCTGTATGGAGCCACGGGAGTCGTTTCGCTGGAAGGGAATCGGCGATATTCCACGGAGTGCGCTCAAACTGCGCGCGGAGTTTTCGCACCGCGATGCCGAGGTGATTTTTCACGATATCCTGCCGGATACCCCGATTGATGACCATAAAATATGCTGTTGTGGGGCTATTTTACGTGGACTTGCAAAACCAACGGACTGCCCGGCATTTGGTGTTGGCTGTACGCCAAACAGTCCGTTGGGAAGCTGTATGGTGAGTTCAGAAGGGGCGTGTTCTGCCTATTTTCGGTATCGTGGTGCGACACTGTAA
- a CDS encoding universal stress protein: MNDENRMIVGCIDGSPLSDTVADYSAWIAARIQRPLTFLNTVEHRHKEATTDASGSIGFGARDELLENLSNEDHNTSKQRIAKGKAALQRAQGRAAALGATASTLQRHGHLYENLTDLADQMRVLVIGLRGEDSERAEVRVGTQVEEIIRSLFLPTLLVMGEFAPPKRIMLAYDGSKCSEKALQKVSHSPLFKTVPCHVVTVTSDPQQGRKLLVHAEKLLTENGIEVTTALLEGDALHTLLEYEKTHNIDMMVMGAFSKGRLRSTLFGSFTALMIEQSNKPLLLLR, from the coding sequence TTCGCCCCTGAGCGATACCGTTGCCGATTACAGCGCGTGGATTGCCGCCCGCATTCAGCGCCCACTGACTTTTCTGAACACTGTCGAGCATCGCCATAAAGAAGCCACGACTGATGCCTCCGGCAGTATTGGTTTTGGCGCACGTGATGAGCTGCTGGAAAACCTGAGTAACGAAGATCACAACACCAGCAAGCAACGGATTGCCAAAGGCAAAGCCGCATTGCAGCGCGCCCAAGGGCGCGCCGCCGCTCTTGGTGCTACAGCCAGTACCCTTCAGCGCCACGGCCATCTGTATGAAAACCTGACAGATCTAGCGGATCAGATGCGCGTGCTCGTAATCGGTCTGCGCGGTGAAGATAGTGAGCGCGCTGAAGTACGCGTTGGCACGCAAGTCGAAGAGATCATCCGTTCGCTCTTTCTGCCAACGCTGCTGGTGATGGGGGAATTCGCCCCGCCAAAACGGATTATGCTGGCGTATGATGGTTCCAAATGCAGTGAAAAAGCGTTGCAAAAAGTATCGCACAGCCCTTTGTTCAAAACCGTCCCTTGCCATGTTGTCACGGTCACCAGCGATCCACAACAGGGGCGCAAGCTCCTTGTTCACGCGGAAAAACTGTTAACAGAAAATGGTATCGAAGTGACCACGGCACTACTGGAAGGCGATGCTTTGCACACCCTGCTGGAATACGAGAAAACTCACAATATCGACATGATGGTGATGGGTGCCTTCAGTAAGGGGCGGCTACGCAGTACGCTGTTTGGCAGCTTTACCGCTCTCATGATCGAACAAAGTAATAAACCTTTATTGCTGCTGAGGTAA